A region from the Cervus elaphus chromosome 10, mCerEla1.1, whole genome shotgun sequence genome encodes:
- the INTS1 gene encoding integrator complex subunit 1 isoform X1, with translation MNRAKPTAVRRPSAAAKPSGHPPPGDFIALGSKGQTTESKTASTLLKPAPSGLPSERKRDAAAALAGASALPGLTKRPKLSSTPPLSALGRLAEAAVAEKRAISPSIKEPSVVPIEVPPTVLLDEIEAAELEGNDDRLEGVLCGAVRQLKVTRAKPDSVLYLSLMYLAKMKPNIFATEGVIEALCSLLRRDASINFKAKGNSLVSVLACNLLMAAYEEDENWPEIFVKVYIEDSLGERIWVDSPHCRTFVDNIQTAFNTKMPPKSVLLQGEAGRGGGDLSAGSSPHPSLTEEEDSQTELLIAEEKLSPEQEGQLMPRPRYEELAESVEEYVLDMLRDQLNRRQPIDSVSRNLLRLLTSTCGYKEVRLMTVQKLEMWLQNPKLTRPAQDLLMSVCMNCSTHGAEDMDVISHLIKIRLKPKVLLNHYMLCIRELLNAHKDNLGTTIKFVIFNELSNARNPNNMQILYTVLQHSSELAPKFLAMVFQDLLTNKDDYLRASRALLREIIKQTKHEINFQAFCLGLMQERKEPQYLDMEFKERFVVHVTDVLAVSMMLGITAQVKEAGVAWDKGEKKNLEVLRSFQNQIAAIQRDAVWWLHTVVPSISKLAPKDYVHCLHKVLFTEQPETYYKWDNWPPESDRNFFLRLCSEVPILEDTLMRILVIGLSRELPLGPADAMELADHLVKRAAAVQADDVEVLKVERVQLIDAVLNLCTYHHPENIQLPPGYQPPNLAISTLYWKAWPLLLVVAAFNPENIGLAAWEEYPTLKMLMEMAMTNNYSYPPCTLTDEESRAEMISRELQVSQREKQEILAFEGHLAAASTRQTITESSSLLLSQLTSLEPQGPPRRPPPHILDQVKGLNQSLRLGHLLCRSRNPDFLLNIIQRQASSQSMPWLADLVQSSEGSLDVLPVQCLCEFLLHDAADEPASGGEEEEGESKEQKARKRQRQQKQKQLLGRLQDLLLGPKADEQTTCEVLDYFLRRLGSSQVAARVLAMKGLSLVLSEGSLRDGEEKEPPLEEDSGDADALQGYQWLLRDLPRLPLFESVRSTTALALQQAIHMETDPQTISAYLVYLSQHTPVEEQGQHSDLALDVARLIVERSTIMSHLFSKRSCSAESDAVLAALLSIFSRYVQRMRKSKEGEEVYSWSESQDQVFLRWSSGETATMHILVVHAMVILLTLGPPRAGDSEFQALLDIWFPEKKPLPTAFLVDTSEEALLLPDWLKLRMIRSEVPRLVDAALQDLEPQQLLLFVQSFGIPVSSMSKLLQYLDQAVAHDPQTLEQNIMDKNYMAHLVEVQHERGASGGQTFHSLLTASLPARRDSAEAPKPKSSPEQPPGQGRTRAVTQVRVLGPEDDLAGLLLQIFPLSPGPRWQSSSARPAALALQQALGRELARVRQGSPEAPGVAVRLLQALATLLSSPHGGALALAMHRGHVLACPLMRQLCQYQRCAPQDAGFSSLFLKVLVQALQWLDGPSVEAGPLQAQLRLFAAQCSARRRISNVRSGFVHLAEALTFRGDPEAVSSTVRAIVATLKSGEQCDVEPELVSKVLRGLIEARSPHLEELLAALFSTASAVPASGPVAVVSSLLLPEQEEPLAPGKQDTDSCSQEAVRLGPCSGLLVDWLEMLDPEVVGSCPDLQQRLLFSRGKGKGHPGPQVPSFRPYLLALLTHQSSWSTLHQCIRILLGRGREQRFDPSASLDFLWACIHVPRIWQGRDQRTPQKRREELVLRVQPAELVGLVELILAEAEARSQDGAAGACGLLQARLPLLLSCCRGGDEGVRKVTAHLTGCVQQWGDSVLGRCGRDLLVQLYLQRPDLRVPLPDVLLHSQGAAGSSVCKLDGLIHRFITLLADTSDSRAAESRVADASMACRKLAVAHPLLLLRHLPMIAALLHGRTHLNFQEFRQQNHLTFFMHVLGVLELLQPQVFQSEHQGALWDCLLSFVRLLRNYRKSSRHLVPFASKFVRFTHKYISCSPAAAVAFLQKHLNVLHDLSLDSSDLVMLKSLLAGLSLPSRDGGADRVLDEEGEDESSAGSLPLVSVYIFTPLTAAEMAPYMKRLSRGQTVEDLLEVLSDVDEMSRRRPEILGFFSTSLQRLMSSAEESCRSLAFSLALRSIQNNPGIAADFLPTFMYCLGSRDFEVVQTALRNLPEYTLLCQEHAAVLLHRAFLVGMYGQMDTSAQISEALRILHLEAVM, from the exons ATGAACCGGGCTAAGCCCACCGCTGTCCGCAGGCCCAGCGCTGCGGCCAAGCCTTCGG GTCACCCTCCACCAGGAGACTTCATTGCTCTGGGCTCAAAGGGTCAGACCACTGAGTCGAAAACAGCCTCTACCCTGCTGAAGCCTGCCCCTTCCGGCCTGCCCTCAGAGCGGAAGCGCGATGCTGCGGCTGCGTTGGCGGGTGCCTCAGCCTTGCCGGGGCTCACCAAGCGCCCCAAACTCTCCTCCACGCCCCCACTGAGTGCCCTGGGACGCCTGGCTGAGGCTGCAGTTGCAGAGAAGCGTGCCATCTCTCCCTCGATTAAAGAGCCGTCCGTGGTCCCGATTGAAG TCCCGCCAACAGTGCTGCTGGACGAGATTGAGGCGGCCGAGCTGGAGGGCAACGATGACCGGCTGGAGGGGGTGCTGTGCGGGGCCGTGAGGCAGCTGAAGGTGACGCGGGCCAAGCCGGACAGCGTCCTGTACCTCAGTCTCATGTACCTGGCCAAGATGAAACCCAACATCTTCGCCACAGAAGGGGTCATCGAG GCCCTATGCAGCCTCTTGCGGCGGGACGCCTCCATCAACTTCAAGGCCAAGGGCAACAGCCTGGTGTCTGTGCTGGCCTGCAACCTCCTCATGGCCGCGTACGAGGAGGACGAGAACTGGCCCGAGATCTTTGTCAAG GTGTACATTGAAGACTCCCTAGGGGAGCGGATCTGGGTGGACAGCCCGCATTGCAGGACCTTCGTGGACAACATCCAGACGGCTTTCAACACCAAGATGCCCCCCAAGAGTGTGCTCCTGCAGGGGGAGGCGGGGCGTGGTGGAGGGGACCTCAGTGCTG GGAGCAGCCCACACCCGTCCCTCACGGAGGAGGAGGACAGCCAGACAGAGCTCCTGATCGCTGAGGAGAAGCTCAGCCCCGAGCAGGAGGGCCAGCTCATGCCCAG GCCTAGGTACGAGGAGCTGGCGGAGAGCGTGGAGGAGTACGTCCTGGACATGCTGCGCGACCAGCTCAACCGCCGGCAGCCCATCGACAGCGTCTCTCGGAACCTCCTGCGGCTGCTCACCTCCACCTGCGGCTACAAGGAGGTGCGGCTGATGACTGTGCAGAAGCTGGAGATGTGGCTGCAGAACCCCAAG CTGACGCGGCCCGCCCAGGACCTGCTCATGTCCGtgtgcatgaactgcagcacgcacGGCGCCGAGGACATGGACGTCATCTCCCACCTGATCAAGATCCGCCTCAAGCCCAAGGTCCTGCTGAACCACTACATGCTCTGCATCAG GGAGCTGCTGAACGCGCACAAGGACAACCTGGGCACCACGATCAAGTTCGTGATCTTCAACGAGCTCTCCAATGCGCGGAACCCCAACAACATGCAGATCCTGTATACCGTGCTCCAGCACAGCTCCGAGCTGGCGCCCAAG TTCCTGGCCATGGTGTTCCAGGACCTACTGACCAACAAGGACGACTACCTGCGGGCCTCCCGGGCCTTGTTGCGTGAGATCATCAAGCAGACCAAGCACGAGATTAACTTCCAGGCCTTCTGCCTCGGGCTCATGCAGGAGCGCAAGGAGCCCCAGTACCTGGACATGGAGTTCAAG GAGCGCTTTGTGGTGCACGTCACGGACGTGCTGGCCGTGTCCATGATGCTCGGCATCACCGCCCAGGTGAAGGAGGCTGGCGTCGCCTGGGACAAAGGAGAGAAGAAGA ATCTCGAGGTGCTGCGCTCCTTCCAGAACCAGATTGCCGCGATCCAGCGGGATGCCGTGTGGTGGCTGCACACCGTCGTGCCCTCCATTAGCAAGCTCGCCCCCAAGGACTACGTGCACTG CCTCCATAAGGTTCTCTTCACGGAGCAGCCGGAGACCTACTACAAATGGGACAACTGGCCGCCCGAGAGTGACCGCAA CTTCTTCCTCCGCCTCTGCTCGGAGGTGCCCATCCTGGAGGACACGCTGATGCGCATCCTGGTCATCGGGCTCTCGCGGGAGCTCCCGCTGGGCCCTGCCGATGCCATGGAGCTGGCCGACCACCTGGTGAAGCGGGCTGCGGCCGTGCAGGCTGACG ACGTGGAAGTGCTGAAGGTGGAGCGAGTGCAGCTGATCGACGCCGTCCTGAACCTGTGCACCTACCACCACCCCGAGAACATCCAGCTCCCGCCGGG GTACCAGCCTCCGAACCTCGCCATCTCCACCCTCTATTGGAAGGCGTGGCCCCTCCTGCTGGTCGTCGCTGCGTTCAACCCGGAGAACATTG GCCTGGCCGCCTGGGAAGAGTACCCCACGCTGAAGATGCTCATGGAGATGGCGATGACCAA CAATTACTCGTACCCGCCCTGCACCCTGACGGATGAGGAGAGCCGTGCCGAGATGATCAGCCGGGAGCTGCAGGTCTCGCAGCGAGAGAAGCAGGAGATCCTGGCGTTTGAGGGGCACCTGGCCGCGGCCTCCACCCGGCAGACCATCACTGAGAGCAGCAGCCTGCTGCTGTCCCAGCTCACCAGCCTCGAGCCCCA AGGGCCGCCTCGGAGGCCTCCCCCTCACATCCTGGACCAGGTGAAAGGCCTCAACCAGTCCCTGCGCCTTGGGCACCTGCTGTGTCGTAGCCGGAACCCCGACTTCCTCCTCAACATCATCCAGAGGCAG GCCTCCTCGCAGTCCATGCCCTGGCTGGCCGACCTGGTGCAGTCCAGCGAGGGCTCCCTGGACGTGCTGCCCGTCCAGTGCCTCTGCGAGTTCCTACTGCATGATGCCGCCGACGAGCCCGCCtcaggtggggaggaggaggagggcgagAGCAAGGAGCAGAAGGCCAGGAAGCGGCAG cggcagcagaagcagaagcagcTGCTGGGCCGCCTGCAGGACCTGCTGCTGGGCCCCAAGGCCGACGAGCAGACCACGTGTGAGGTGCTGGACTACTTCCTGCGGCGGCTGGGCTCCTCGCAGGTGGCCGCCCGGGTGCTGGCTATGAAG GGCCTGTCCCTGGTGCTCTCGGAGGGCAGCCTACGGGACGGGGAGGAGAAGGAGccgcccctggaggaggactcgGGCGACGCGGACGCGCTGCAGGGCTACCAGTGGCTGCTGCGGGACCTGCCCCGGCTGCCGCTGTTCGAGAGCGTGAGGAGCACCACTGCGCTGGCGCTGCAGCAG GCCATCCACATGGAGACCGACCCGCAGACCATCAGCGCCTACTTGGTCTACCTGTCCCAGCACACGCCCGTGGAGGAACAGGGCCAGCACAGCGACCTAGCCCTG GACGTGGCCCGGCTCATCGTGGAGCGCTCCACCATCATGTCCCACCTCTTCTCCAAGCGCTCCTGCAGCGCAGAGTCCGACGCGGTGCTGGCGGCCCTGCTATCCATCTTCTCCCGCTACGTGCAGCGCATGCGCAAGAGCAAGGAAGGCGAAGAGGTCTACAGCTGG TCAGAGTCACAGGACCAGGTCTTCCTGCGCTGGAGCAGCGGGGAGACGGCCACCATGCACATCCTCGTGGTCCACGCCATGGTCATCCTCCTGACTCTGGGCCCACCCCGTG CTGGTGACAGCGAGTTCCAGGCGCTGCTGGACATCTGGTTCCCGGAGAAGAAGCCGCTGCCCACAGCATTCCTGGTGGACACGTCGGAGGAGGCGCTGCTGCTGCCTGACTGGCTGAAGCTGCGTATGATCCGCTCAGAGGTCCCGCGGCTGGTGGATGCCG CCCTGCAGGACCTGGAGCcgcagcagctgctgctgttcGTGCAGTCCTTCGGCATCCCCGTGTCCAGCATGAGCAAGCTGCTGCAGTACCTGGACCAGGCCGTGGCCCACGACCCCCAGACCCTGGAGCAGAACATCATGGACAAGA ACTACATGGCGCACCTGGTGGAGGTCCAGCATGAGCGTGGGGCGTCCGGAGGCCAGACTTTCCACTCGCTGCTCACAGCCTCCCTGCCCGCCCGGCGAG ATAGCGCGGAGGCGCCGAAACCCAAAAGCAGCCCGGAGCAGCCGCCGGGCCAGGGCAGGACCCGCGCCGTGACACAGGTGCGAGTGCTGGGCCCGGAGGACGACCTGGCTGGCTTGCTCCTGCAG ATCTTCCCACTGAGCCCGGGCCCCCGGTGGCAGAGCTCCAGCGCGCGCCCTGCCGCCCTGGCGCTGCAGCAGGCCCTGGGCCGGGAGCTGGCGCGCGTCCGCCAGGGGAGCCCCGAGGCGCCGGGCGTCGCGGTGCGCCTCCTGCAGGCCCTCGCCACCCTGCTGAGCTCCCCGCACGGcggggccctggccctggccatgCACCGAGGCCACGTCCTCGCCTGCCCCCTGATGCGCCAGCTCTGCCAGTACCAG CGCTGCGCGCCCCAGGACGCCGGCTTCTCGTCGCTCTTCCTCAAGGTGCTCGTACAGGCCCTGCAGTGGCTGGACGGTCCCTCCGTGGAGGCCGGGCCCCTGCAGGCCCAGCTCAGACTGTTTGCCGCCCAGTGCTCGGCGCGGCGCCGGATCAGCAACG TGCGGAGTGGGTTCGTGCACCTGGCGGAGGCCCTGACGTTCCGCGGGGACCCGGAAGCGGTCAGCTCCACCGTGCGTGCCATCGTGGCCACCCTCAAGTCTGGGGAGCAGTGTGACGTGGAGCCCGAGCTCGTCAGCAAAG TCCTCCGGGGTTTGATCGAGGCGAGGTCGCCTCACTTGGAGGAGCTGCTGGCCGCGCTCTTCTCCACCGCGTCCGCCGTCCCAGCCTCGGGGCCCGTGGCGGTGGTCAGCTCGCTGCTGCTGCCggagcaggaggagcccctggCCCCAGGGAAGCAGGACACCGACAGCTGCAG CCAGGAGGCCGTGCGCCTGGGGCCCTGCTCGGGGCTGCTCGTCGACTGGCTGGAGATGCTGGACCCTGAGGTGGTCGGCAGCTGCCCCGACCTTCAGCAGAGGCTGCTCTTCTCCCGGGGCAAG GGCAAAGGCCACCCTGGCCCCCAGGTGCCATCTTTCCGCCCCTACCTACTGGCCCTGCTCACACACCAGTCCAGCTGGTCCACCCTGCACCAGTGTATCCGCATCCTGCTGGGCAGGGGCCGGGAACAGAG GTTTGACCCCTCGGCCTCCCTTGACTTCCTCTGGGCCTGCATCCACGTCCCTCGGATCTGGCAGGGCAGGGACCAGCGCACCCCGCAG AAGCGGCGGGAAGAGCTGGTGCTGCGGGTGCAGCCGGCTGAGCTCGTGGGGCTGGTGGAGCTGATCCTGGCTGAGGCAGAAGCACGCAGCCAGGACGGGGCCGCGGGCGCCTGCGGGCTGCTCCAGGCACGGCTGCCCCTGCTGCTCAGCTGCTGCCGCGGTGGCGACGAGGGCGTCAGGAAGGTGACGGCGCACTTGACGGGCTGCGTCCAGCAGTGGGGCGACAG TGTCCTGGGCAGGTGCGGCCGTGACCTGCTGGTGCAGCTCTACCTGCAGCGGCCGGACTTGCGCGTGCCCCTGCCCGACGTCCTGCTGCATAGCCAAGGGGCTGCCGGCAGCAGCGTCTGCAAG CTGGACGGCCTCATCCACCGTTTCATCACCCTCCTGGCGGACACCAGTGACTCCCGGGCGGCCGAGAGCCGAGTGGCCGATGCCAGCATGGCCTGTCGGAAGCTGGCGGTGGCCCACCCCCTCCTGCTACTGAG GCACCTGCCCATGATCGCTGCCCTCCTGCACGGCCGCACGCACCTCAACTTCCAGGAGTTCCGCCAGCAGAACCACCTGACCTTCTTCATGCACGTGCTGGGGGTCTTGGAGCTGCTGCAGCCCCAGGTGTTCCAGAGCGAGCACCAGGGGGCGCTGTGGGACTGCCTGCTCTCCTTCGTGCGCCTGCTGCGG AACTACCGGAAGTCCTCCCGCCACCTGGTGCCCTTCGCCAGCAAGTTCGTGCGGTTCACGCACAAGTACATCAGCTGCAGCCCTGCGGCCGCCGTCGCCTTCTTGCAGAAGCACCTGAACGTGCTCCA TGACCTGTCCCTTGACAGCAGCGACCTGGTGATGCTTAAGTCACTCCTGGCAGGGCTCAGCCTTCCCAGCAGGGACGGTGGGGCTGACCGGGTCCTGGACGAGGAGGGTGAGG ACGAGAGCTCGGCCGGCTCCCTGCCTTTGGTCAGTGTCTACATCTTCACCCCTCTGACTGCAGCTGAGATGGCCCCCTACATGAAGAGGCTGTCCCGGGGCCAGACGGTCGAGG